The following coding sequences lie in one Chlorocebus sabaeus isolate Y175 chromosome 29, mChlSab1.0.hap1, whole genome shotgun sequence genomic window:
- the RNASE10 gene encoding inactive ribonuclease-like protein 10, with the protein MKLNLVQIFFMLLMLMLGLGMGLGLGLQMAAAVLEESDQPLNEFWSSDSQDETEATEEGESTKTTETLVLGNKEVVQPGWPEDPILNEDEVGGNKMLRASAVFQSNKDYLRLDQTDRECNEMMAHKMKEPNQSCIAQYAFIHEDLKTVKAVCNSPVIACELEGGKCYKSSRPFDLTLCELSKPDQVTPNCNYLTSVIKKHIIITCNDVKLQLPTG; encoded by the coding sequence ATGAAGCTGAATCTGGTGCAGAtctttttcatgttgctgatgctgatgctgggCCTGGGgatgggcctggggctggggcttcAAATGGCTGCAGCAGTCTTGGAGGAGAGTGATCAACCGCTCAATGAATTTTGGTCCAGTGACTCACAGGACGAAACTGAGGCCACTGAGGAGGGAGAGAGCACGAAAACCACAGAAACGCTGGTACTTGGCAACAAAGAAGTGGTGCAACCTGGCTGGCCGGAAGATCCCATCCTCAATGAAGATGAGGTTGGAGGAAACAAGATGCTCAGAGCCTCAGCTGTCTTTCAGAGCAACAAAGACTATCTTAGGCTTGACCAGACAGATAGAGAATGCAATGAAATGATGGCACACAAGATGAAGGAGCCCAATCAGAGTTGCATAGCCCAGTATGCATTCATCCACGAGGATCTAAAGACAGTCAAAGCTGTCTGTAACAGTCCTGTCATTGCCTGTGAGCTCGAGGGGGGAAAATGTTACAAAAGCTCCCGACCTTTTGATTTGACATTGTGCGAGCTATCCAAACCAGACCAGGTCACTCCTAACTGCAATTACCTAACTTCTGTTATAAAAAAGCACATTATTATAACCTGTAATGACGTGAAACTCCAGTTACCAACTGGATAA